One window of the Methanocaldococcus vulcanius M7 genome contains the following:
- a CDS encoding 50S ribosomal protein L39e, whose translation MGSNKPLGKKLRLAKALKQNRRVPLFVIVKTRGEVRFHPKMRYWRRKKLKA comes from the coding sequence ATGGGAAGCAACAAACCATTAGGTAAAAAGTTGAGATTGGCAAAGGCATTAAAACAGAACAGAAGAGTTCCTCTATTTGTTATTGTTAAAACAAGAGGAGAAGTTAGATTCCATCCAAAGATGAGATACTGGAGGAGAAAAAAATTAAAAGCATAA
- a CDS encoding 30S ribosomal protein S19e, producing the protein MVTVYDVPAEKLIQKTAEKLKELDINVPEWVNFVKTGVSRERRPEQDDWWYVRCASILRKIYIYGPVGISRLRTAYGGRKNRGHEPEHFYKGSGNIIRKALQELERLGFVEKTPEGRVITPKGRSFLDNIAKEVRDEVVDEIPALAKY; encoded by the coding sequence ATGGTAACTGTTTACGATGTTCCAGCTGAGAAGTTAATCCAAAAAACAGCTGAGAAGTTAAAAGAATTAGATATTAATGTTCCTGAATGGGTAAATTTCGTTAAAACCGGAGTTAGTAGAGAGAGAAGACCAGAACAGGACGACTGGTGGTATGTAAGGTGTGCATCAATTTTAAGAAAGATCTACATCTACGGACCTGTAGGAATATCAAGATTAAGAACTGCTTATGGAGGACGAAAAAACAGAGGACACGAGCCAGAACACTTCTATAAGGGTAGTGGAAACATCATCAGAAAAGCCCTACAAGAATTAGAAAGATTAGGTTTTGTTGAAAAAACACCAGAAGGGAGAGTTATCACACCAAAAGGAAGAAGTTTCTTAGACAACATAGCAAAAGAAGTTAGGGACGAGGTCGTCGATGAAATCCCAGCTCTTGCTAAATATTAA
- a CDS encoding DNA-binding protein, giving the protein MDPEEIKRRKLLELQKKLAEQQEQEEALIEAELQKRSLLRKILTPEARERLERIRLARPEFAEAVEIQLIQLAQLGRLPIPLKDSEFKAILERLSAMSKKKRDIKIIRK; this is encoded by the coding sequence ATGGATCCTGAAGAAATAAAGAGAAGAAAACTTCTCGAACTTCAAAAAAAGCTTGCAGAACAGCAGGAACAGGAAGAAGCCCTAATCGAAGCAGAATTACAGAAAAGATCACTACTTAGAAAAATCTTAACTCCTGAAGCAAGAGAACGTCTGGAGAGAATAAGATTAGCAAGACCAGAATTTGCTGAAGCAGTGGAAATACAGCTAATACAGTTAGCACAACTTGGTAGATTACCAATCCCTTTAAAAGATAGCGAGTTCAAAGCAATACTTGAAAGATTGAGTGCTATGAGTAAGAAGAAGAGAGATATTAAAATCATTAGAAAGTGA
- the purF gene encoding amidophosphoribosyltransferase, with product MCGIFGIYSFERINVAKKIYYGLFALQHRGQEGAGIATSDGRNIHHYKNIGLVTDVFRDDVLQNLFGYIGIGHVRYSTTGGKAVENCQPFVVKSSFGNIAIAHNGDLVNSNELRMDLEKKGHIFTSSTDSEVIAQLLVRELLKTSDKIEAIKNTLKKLIGAYSLLIMFNDSLIAVRDPWGFKPLCIGRDDENIYISSEDCALTTLDAEFVKDLEPGEIIEIKDGGEISSYKLDFDVPEYMSIDVDVPSIYKGATTCMFEYVYFARPDSTIDGISVYKVRKRIGKILAKEHPVEADVVSPIPDSGVAFALGFSEGSKIPYYEGLIKNRYVGRTFILPSQNERELAVRLKLSPVKSVLEGKRVVLVDDSVVRGTTSRRIVNMVRKAGAKEVHLRIGSPKIISPCYYGIDMATKKELIASNKTEEEIGKKIGVESIGYLSLEGLIKAIGRKDLCLACITGKYPTDINFEKIAKRL from the coding sequence ATGTGTGGGATATTTGGAATCTACTCCTTCGAGAGAATAAATGTTGCTAAGAAAATATACTATGGATTATTCGCACTACAACACAGAGGACAGGAAGGAGCAGGGATTGCCACAAGTGATGGGAGAAACATCCATCATTATAAAAATATTGGTCTCGTTACGGATGTTTTTAGGGATGATGTTCTCCAAAATCTCTTTGGTTATATTGGGATAGGGCATGTAAGATACTCAACAACCGGAGGAAAAGCGGTAGAAAATTGTCAACCCTTTGTAGTAAAAAGCTCCTTTGGAAATATTGCAATAGCACATAATGGAGATCTTGTTAACTCCAATGAACTAAGGATGGACTTAGAAAAAAAAGGACATATATTCACTTCTTCAACCGACTCAGAAGTGATCGCTCAATTATTAGTAAGGGAACTGTTAAAAACATCTGATAAAATTGAGGCAATAAAAAACACTCTAAAAAAATTAATAGGGGCTTATTCTCTCCTAATAATGTTTAACGATTCGTTAATTGCGGTTAGAGATCCTTGGGGTTTTAAACCTTTATGTATTGGGAGAGATGATGAGAACATCTACATCTCTTCTGAGGACTGTGCTTTAACAACCCTTGATGCAGAGTTTGTAAAAGATCTTGAACCAGGAGAAATCATTGAAATAAAGGATGGAGGAGAAATATCTTCCTATAAGTTAGATTTTGATGTTCCTGAGTATATGTCGATAGATGTTGATGTTCCTTCAATTTACAAGGGAGCTACAACATGCATGTTTGAGTATGTATATTTTGCAAGGCCTGATTCAACTATCGACGGCATTAGCGTTTACAAGGTTAGAAAAAGGATAGGAAAGATATTGGCTAAGGAACATCCTGTAGAAGCAGATGTCGTTTCTCCAATTCCTGATTCAGGAGTTGCATTTGCTTTAGGATTTTCAGAGGGTTCAAAAATCCCTTACTATGAGGGATTAATAAAGAACAGATACGTTGGAAGAACATTCATCCTCCCCTCACAAAACGAGAGAGAATTAGCAGTAAGATTAAAATTAAGCCCAGTAAAAAGCGTATTGGAAGGGAAGAGGGTAGTGTTGGTAGATGATAGTGTAGTTAGAGGAACAACTTCTCGAAGGATTGTAAATATGGTTAGAAAAGCAGGAGCGAAGGAAGTGCATTTGAGAATTGGGAGTCCAAAGATCATTTCTCCATGCTATTATGGAATAGATATGGCTACCAAAAAGGAATTAATTGCCTCAAATAAAACAGAGGAAGAGATTGGAAAAAAGATTGGAGTCGAGTCAATTGGCTATTTATCATTAGAGGGATTAATAAAAGCAATTGGTAGAAAAGATTTATGTCTGGCTTGCATCACTGGAAAATATCCAACTGATATAAATTTTGAAAAAATAGCAAAACGATTATAG
- the purM gene encoding phosphoribosylformylglycinamidine cyclo-ligase: MITYKDAGVDISHEDRVIKALVSQITFKRSDIKPADLGLHYAGAVEFGDYYLVLSTDGVGSKMIVAEMANKFDTVGIDMIAMNVNDAICIGAEPVALVDYLAVGHITEEIAEQIGKGLNEGAKEANINIVGGETATLPDMIKGIDLAGTVLAIVKKDEIITGKDVKPGDLIVGLRSSGIHSNGLSLARKVFFDIAKLNINDKLSYGKTVAEELLTPTRIYVKPVLEMIRDEEIYVKGLAHITGGSFRKLKRLNDKVVYYINDLPEPLPIFKEIQRLGNVPDEEMFRTFNMGVGFCVIVGSEEEAEKVIKISDKYGISAKIVGEVVDEVNINNKKIKSGAVVDYNGKHILLK, from the coding sequence ATGATTACCTATAAGGATGCTGGAGTGGATATATCCCATGAGGATAGAGTGATTAAAGCATTGGTTTCACAGATAACATTTAAAAGAAGTGATATAAAACCTGCTGATCTTGGCTTACATTATGCTGGAGCAGTTGAGTTTGGAGATTATTATCTGGTGTTATCTACTGATGGTGTTGGAAGTAAGATGATTGTTGCAGAGATGGCAAATAAGTTCGATACTGTTGGAATTGACATGATCGCTATGAATGTAAATGATGCAATCTGTATCGGTGCGGAGCCAGTTGCTTTGGTTGATTATTTGGCAGTTGGGCATATAACTGAAGAAATAGCGGAGCAGATTGGAAAAGGACTGAATGAGGGAGCTAAGGAAGCGAATATAAATATTGTTGGTGGAGAGACAGCTACACTACCAGACATGATCAAGGGCATAGATCTGGCTGGAACTGTCTTAGCAATAGTTAAAAAGGATGAAATAATAACTGGGAAGGATGTTAAGCCAGGAGATCTGATCGTTGGTTTGAGAAGCTCTGGAATACATAGTAATGGTTTATCATTGGCAAGGAAGGTGTTTTTTGATATAGCCAAGTTAAACATCAATGATAAACTTTCCTATGGAAAGACCGTTGCTGAAGAGCTTTTAACTCCAACAAGGATATATGTAAAGCCAGTTTTAGAGATGATTAGGGATGAGGAGATATATGTTAAGGGCTTAGCACATATAACAGGAGGAAGTTTTAGAAAGCTTAAACGGCTAAATGATAAAGTTGTATACTATATAAACGATCTTCCTGAGCCCCTTCCAATATTTAAGGAAATTCAGAGATTGGGTAATGTTCCAGATGAAGAGATGTTTAGAACGTTTAATATGGGAGTTGGATTTTGTGTTATTGTTGGTAGTGAGGAGGAAGCTGAGAAAGTTATAAAAATATCTGATAAGTATGGAATCTCTGCGAAGATCGTTGGAGAGGTTGTAGATGAAGTAAATATTAATAATAAAAAAATTAAAAGTGGAGCGGTTGTAGATTATAATGGAAAGCATATCCTCCTAAAATAA
- a CDS encoding SAM-dependent methyltransferase HcgC family protein produces the protein MKYGITELVKTIDTKTRVVDVINEIAKKKYHAIRDFLEGEEFKEVVIFGVYLWGNYTAQMISKYADKVYLVDIHEFMKGFVPNNNNIKFLSLNDFKLKCMRKEVNPDLIIDLTGLGGLDKDFLSKFTPEVFIIEDPRGVFDVDIYEVDDTYDRISPFINNAKIGILKTYRKARVSKTSGTMTLTIDTIVDASREITSLDGVLYAIPNLRYYEGILFHENDTHKFLSEISQPAITISTLNDVLDKAEKILSKNMDLVYSFIEEI, from the coding sequence ATGAAATATGGAATAACTGAACTGGTTAAAACGATTGATACTAAAACAAGGGTTGTAGATGTTATAAATGAAATAGCCAAGAAAAAATATCACGCAATTAGAGATTTTTTAGAAGGAGAGGAGTTTAAAGAAGTTGTTATATTTGGGGTATATTTATGGGGAAACTACACTGCTCAGATGATTTCCAAATATGCAGATAAAGTTTACTTAGTGGATATTCATGAATTTATGAAAGGATTTGTTCCAAATAACAATAATATTAAATTTTTGAGTTTAAATGACTTTAAATTAAAATGTATGAGAAAAGAGGTAAATCCCGACTTAATAATCGATTTAACAGGATTAGGCGGGTTAGATAAGGATTTCTTATCCAAATTCACGCCAGAGGTTTTTATAATAGAAGATCCAAGGGGAGTTTTTGATGTTGATATTTATGAGGTGGATGATACATATGATAGGATTTCTCCGTTCATTAACAACGCAAAGATTGGTATTTTGAAAACATACAGAAAGGCAAGAGTGTCTAAAACCTCAGGAACGATGACATTAACGATCGATACAATAGTTGACGCTTCGAGGGAAATAACATCGTTAGATGGCGTTTTATATGCAATTCCTAATTTAAGATATTATGAAGGAATATTATTCCACGAAAATGACACCCACAAATTTTTATCTGAAATTTCACAGCCAGCAATTACAATAAGCACATTAAATGATGTTTTAGATAAGGCAGAAAAGATTTTATCCAAAAATATGGATCTCGTTTATTCTTTTATCGAAGAAATTTAA
- a CDS encoding DUF2120 family protein: protein MWKADIGKLMYSLKAFRGSKPLFETDNLLMVKGVCRDTTVESHKNIKDYLIEKLKQEGFEIVEDVEEIDTFVSRINEIFKENPIFPDTFGFEKMKESFEMIGCNCDYAIAKKGNIMVGISMYFDKKIKNPKFIEVLGVLIPKKA from the coding sequence ATGTGGAAAGCGGATATTGGAAAGTTGATGTATTCATTAAAGGCGTTTAGAGGATCGAAACCTCTATTTGAGACAGATAATCTTTTAATGGTAAAAGGTGTTTGTAGAGATACAACCGTTGAATCGCATAAAAATATAAAGGACTATTTAATTGAAAAGTTAAAACAAGAGGGGTTTGAGATAGTTGAAGATGTAGAGGAAATAGACACATTTGTCAGCAGGATAAATGAAATTTTTAAAGAAAACCCAATATTTCCAGATACATTCGGATTTGAAAAGATGAAAGAGAGTTTTGAGATGATCGGATGTAATTGCGATTATGCCATTGCAAAGAAAGGAAACATAATGGTGGGAATATCAATGTATTTCGATAAAAAAATAAAAAATCCGAAATTTATAGAGGTTTTAGGAGTATTAATACCCAAAAAGGCCTGA
- a CDS encoding DUF3236 domain-containing protein produces MEEIIKRAYLESLDGRRFGDKKEEVEKIREKILSAKKIVVATNNQKKFNIIKDIISKICNATITMIDIDTRFADLTRVPALNKGLMALDTETADLVIARGRLGVPGSGSMLVILDGKGRILTASLSPSSIVHRENIEDRIKKEIIEALSRIGINLEKY; encoded by the coding sequence ATGGAAGAAATCATTAAAAGGGCATATTTAGAATCGTTAGATGGGAGAAGATTCGGAGATAAAAAAGAAGAAGTAGAGAAGATTAGAGAAAAGATACTTTCTGCTAAAAAGATTGTAGTTGCCACAAACAACCAAAAGAAATTTAACATAATAAAGGACATTATTTCAAAAATATGTAATGCCACTATAACAATGATAGATATAGATACAAGATTTGCTGATTTAACAAGAGTTCCGGCACTGAATAAAGGATTAATGGCATTAGATACTGAAACGGCAGATTTAGTGATTGCAAGAGGTCGACTTGGAGTTCCTGGTTCAGGATCAATGCTTGTAATATTAGATGGAAAGGGAAGAATTTTAACGGCCTCTCTCTCCCCTTCCTCAATAGTTCATAGAGAGAATATAGAAGATAGGATAAAAAAAGAAATCATAGAAGCACTGAGTAGGATCGGGATAAACTTAGAAAAGTATTAA
- a CDS encoding DUF7411 family protein, which translates to MDAYVLFSGGKDSSLSAIILKKLGYTPKLITINFDIIPSYKLAEETAKILGFDHKVIKLDDKIIKKAVDMIIEKKYPSPAIQYVHKTVLEILADEFEILADGTRRDDKVPKLSYSEVQSLEMRKNIQYLTPLMGFGYKTLRQLTAEFFELEEIKSGTKLSSDYEAEIRHLLKERGEDPSKYFPEHKQTRVLGLKKNI; encoded by the coding sequence ATGGATGCCTATGTTCTCTTTAGCGGAGGGAAAGACAGCTCCCTCTCAGCGATCATATTAAAAAAACTTGGCTATACTCCAAAATTAATAACAATAAACTTTGATATTATCCCATCCTATAAATTAGCTGAAGAGACAGCTAAAATTTTAGGATTCGACCATAAAGTAATTAAATTAGATGATAAAATAATTAAAAAAGCTGTTGATATGATAATTGAAAAAAAATATCCATCCCCAGCCATACAATACGTTCATAAAACCGTCTTAGAAATATTGGCTGATGAATTTGAGATCTTAGCAGATGGGACGAGAAGGGACGATAAAGTTCCAAAGTTAAGTTATTCAGAAGTTCAGAGTTTGGAAATGCGAAAAAATATCCAGTATCTAACCCCACTGATGGGATTCGGTTATAAAACACTAAGGCAGTTAACTGCTGAGTTCTTTGAATTAGAAGAGATAAAAAGTGGAACTAAATTAAGTTCTGATTATGAAGCAGAGATTAGGCATCTATTAAAGGAGAGAGGAGAAGATCCTTCAAAATACTTCCCAGAACATAAGCAGACAAGGGTATTGGGACTAAAAAAGAATATATAA
- a CDS encoding ThiF family adenylyltransferase, translating to MNIEEIENKLKPKGEVSIIGCGRLGIRVAFDLLEVHRGGVKRIHVFDNAKIEENDIIHRKLGGKIGDYKVDLVKRFFKDRVEAVRENITKENLDLIKGDVAIICIAGGDTIPTTRSIIEHCKNRGIKTIGTNGVFGIDEKVKVCDAKYAKGPAKFLNLEEEGHIVVGTEKFIRDFEPITPYSLNEISKLMVLECLRILWKKYYSNKTFI from the coding sequence ATGAATATAGAAGAAATCGAAAATAAATTAAAGCCAAAAGGAGAAGTTTCCATAATTGGGTGTGGAAGATTGGGGATTAGAGTTGCTTTTGACTTATTAGAAGTGCATAGAGGAGGAGTTAAAAGAATCCATGTATTCGACAATGCAAAAATAGAGGAGAATGATATAATTCACAGAAAACTCGGTGGAAAAATTGGGGACTATAAGGTAGACCTCGTAAAAAGATTTTTTAAGGATAGGGTTGAAGCAGTTAGGGAAAATATAACAAAAGAAAATTTGGACTTAATTAAAGGAGATGTGGCAATTATATGCATTGCTGGAGGAGATACAATCCCAACAACAAGATCGATAATTGAACACTGCAAAAATCGAGGAATTAAAACAATAGGAACTAATGGAGTATTTGGAATAGACGAAAAAGTAAAGGTGTGTGATGCAAAATATGCGAAAGGACCTGCCAAGTTTTTGAACTTAGAAGAGGAGGGACATATAGTTGTTGGAACTGAAAAGTTTATAAGGGACTTTGAACCAATAACCCCATACTCTTTAAACGAGATATCCAAACTTATGGTTTTAGAGTGTTTAAGGATCTTATGGAAGAAATATTACTCAAACAAAACCTTTATTTAA
- a CDS encoding pantoate kinase yields the protein MFIPGHITGFFAGYRSKNILKTGSIGAGITVNKGVKIELQEGDGKIFYNGKKIKICPVEKVIQQYKKLGYIGNHDIKFSADFPLGSGLGMSGGCALSLSKELFKNQNKIQNNLNLNPIDCVKIAHISEVECGTGLGDVIAQHIKGFVIRKSPGFPINVKKITNIGDEYYVIVEIFGQKETKETLSNPEVMKRINEIGKSCLNSLLKNPTLENFMKLSLKFAIDSQLINDRILSICEDLKFTVGASQSMLGNTLFCISKKETLNDALSILNNPIVCKIYP from the coding sequence ATGTTCATTCCAGGGCATATAACTGGATTCTTCGCAGGATACCGCTCAAAAAATATACTAAAAACCGGATCCATCGGTGCAGGGATAACAGTAAATAAGGGAGTGAAGATAGAACTACAAGAAGGAGATGGAAAGATATTTTACAACGGAAAAAAGATAAAGATCTGTCCCGTAGAGAAAGTTATTCAGCAATATAAAAAATTAGGATATATTGGAAATCATGATATAAAATTTTCAGCTGATTTTCCACTTGGAAGTGGATTAGGCATGTCAGGAGGATGTGCCCTCTCATTATCAAAAGAATTATTCAAAAATCAAAATAAAATTCAAAATAATCTAAATCTAAATCCAATAGATTGTGTAAAAATAGCCCACATAAGTGAAGTTGAATGTGGGACAGGACTTGGAGATGTTATTGCTCAACACATCAAAGGTTTTGTGATAAGAAAATCCCCAGGTTTTCCAATAAACGTTAAAAAAATCACGAATATAGGAGATGAATACTACGTGATAGTAGAGATATTTGGACAAAAAGAAACAAAAGAAACCCTCTCAAACCCAGAAGTGATGAAGAGAATTAATGAAATAGGAAAATCCTGCCTTAACTCTCTATTAAAAAATCCAACCCTTGAAAATTTCATGAAATTATCTTTAAAATTTGCAATTGATTCTCAACTGATCAATGACAGGATATTATCAATCTGTGAGGACTTAAAATTTACAGTTGGTGCCTCTCAATCAATGTTAGGAAATACCTTATTCTGCATATCAAAAAAAGAAACACTAAATGATGCACTATCTATTTTAAACAACCCCATCGTTTGTAAAATATACCCATAA
- the mdhB gene encoding L-2-hydroxycarboxylate dehydrogenase: MKVSIIGASGRVGSATALLLAKEPFMKDLVLIGRKKSKNKLEGLKRDIYDALAGSRSDANIFVGTDDDLKIVDESDVVIITSGVPRTEGMSRMDLAKINAKIVGNYAKKISEICDTKLFIITNPVDVMTYKALIDSKYERNNVFGLGTHLDSLRFKVAIAKFFGVHIDEVRTRIIGEHGDSMVPLLSATSIGGIPIQKFEKFKDLPIKEIIEDVKTKGEQIIRLKGGSEFGPAAAILNVVGCIVNNEKRLLTLSAYVNGEFDGIRDVCIGVPVKIGRDGIEEVVSIDLDKDEIEAFRKSAEIIKKYCEEVKFI; encoded by the coding sequence ATGAAAGTTTCGATAATAGGAGCATCAGGTAGAGTCGGCAGTGCAACAGCCCTACTTTTAGCAAAAGAACCATTTATGAAGGACTTAGTTTTAATAGGGAGGAAAAAATCAAAAAATAAATTAGAAGGATTAAAGAGAGATATATACGATGCATTAGCAGGATCGAGAAGCGATGCAAACATCTTCGTTGGAACAGATGATGATTTGAAAATAGTTGATGAGAGCGATGTAGTAATAATAACAAGTGGCGTTCCAAGAACTGAAGGAATGAGCAGAATGGATTTAGCAAAAATAAACGCAAAAATTGTGGGAAATTATGCAAAAAAAATATCCGAAATATGCGATACTAAACTATTTATCATAACAAATCCCGTAGATGTTATGACATACAAAGCACTCATTGATTCAAAATATGAGAGAAATAATGTATTTGGCCTTGGAACTCATCTTGATTCATTAAGATTTAAAGTAGCAATTGCCAAATTTTTTGGAGTCCATATAGATGAAGTTAGAACGAGGATAATAGGAGAACATGGAGACAGCATGGTGCCTCTGCTAAGTGCTACATCGATCGGAGGAATTCCTATCCAAAAATTTGAAAAATTTAAAGATCTTCCAATAAAAGAGATAATTGAAGACGTAAAAACGAAAGGAGAGCAAATAATAAGATTAAAAGGAGGATCAGAATTTGGTCCTGCCGCTGCAATCTTAAATGTAGTAGGGTGCATAGTGAACAATGAAAAAAGATTATTAACATTATCTGCATATGTGAATGGAGAATTTGACGGAATTAGAGATGTATGTATAGGAGTTCCTGTGAAAATAGGAAGAGATGGGATTGAAGAAGTGGTTTCAATAGATCTTGATAAAGATGAGATAGAAGCGTTTAGAAAATCAGCTGAGATTATCAAAAAATACTGTGAAGAGGTAAAATTTATTTAA